In one window of Aphidius gifuensis isolate YNYX2018 linkage group LG4, ASM1490517v1, whole genome shotgun sequence DNA:
- the LOC122854732 gene encoding mediator of RNA polymerase II transcription subunit 6 yields the protein MMSGRLPVSENLLGLSWHDSAWIPILNPTNIMDYFSERSNPFFDRTCNNEIVKMQRLNPEQLQNMTGLEYILLHVQEPILYVIRKQHRYSPTQATPLADYYIIAGIVYQAPDLASVVNSRLLSTIHHLQSAFDESSSCSRYHPSKGYSWDFRNGKVLTAKKETSSREEPSSLFQRQRVDMLLAEITRKFPLPVPKPTPPLTEQVENKQEIKTEKKEMKPPPERKSRVN from the exons ATGATGTCTGGTCGCTTACCTGTTTCTG aAAACTTACTTGGCCTATCATGGCATGATAGTGCCTGGATACCAATATTAAATCCAACCAACATCATGGATTATTTTTCTGAACGAAGTAATCCATTTTTTGACAGAACTTGTAACaatgaaattgttaaaatgCAACGTTTAAATCCAGAACAACTTca AAACATGACTGGACTTGAGTATATTCTTCTTCATGTTCAAGAGCCAATTTTGTATGTCATAAGAAAACAACATCGTTATTCACCAACTCAAGCAACTCCTTTGGcagattattatataattgctGGAATTGTTTATCAAGCACCAGATCTTGCTTCTGTTGTTAATTCTCgactt CTATCAACAATTCATCATTTACAATCAGCTTTTGATGAGTCTAGTTCATGCTCAAGATATCATCCAAGCAAAGGTTACTCATGGGACTTTAGAAATGGCAAAGTATTAAcagcaaaaaaagaaacatcaTCAAGAGAAGAACCAAGTTCACTATTTCAACGTCAAAGAGTTGATATGTTACTTGCTGAAATAACACGTAAATTTCCATTACCAGTTCCAAAACCAACTCCACCACTTACTGAACaag ttgaaaataaacaagaaattaaaactgaaaaaaaagaaatgaaaccACCACCAGAAAGAAAATCAAGAGTCAATTAA
- the LOC122854728 gene encoding cilia- and flagella-associated protein 157: MIRSKKKKLADKDKKAKKKVASNERETVFYEQQIIDNNQVIMRLQTRNDYLENEMKVLKEKLEKLKEDRNDIVAHLKKNLHNKNEETQELLEHLVAIEELRKEEQNDYITKEDIMKLEYHNMETNLNAELKLVTGKLNALEDWRNARAELTRKFEIQEEQMAKQNEDHAKALYDAEKSLIIEKSKMQKEMEQHLSDLTLEFENAMNTKIADTTKRAIQENIALNKELNKGWIECQKLSEKLEILKEKDRCSI, from the exons atgattagaagtaaaaaaaaaaaattagcagaCAAggataaaaaagcaaaaaaaaaggtagCTTCAAATGAACGTGAAACTGTATTTTATGAGCaacaaattattgataataaccAAGTAATAATGAG GCTTCAAACTCGTAATGATTATTTGGAAAATGAGATGAAagtattaaaagaaaaattagaaaaattaaaagaagatCGTAATGATATTGTTGcacatcttaaaaaaaatttacataataaaaatgaagaaacaCAAGAACTATTAGAACATCTGGTTGCAATTGAAGAACTTCGTAAAGAAGAacaaaatgattatataaCAAAAGAAGATATTATGAAGCTTGAATATCATAATATggaaacaaatttaaatgctGAACTTAAATTAGTCa ctggAAAATTAAATGCACTTGAAGATTGGCGTAATGCAAGAGCTGAATTAACaagaaaatttgaaattcaAGAAGAACAAATGGCAAAGCAAAATGAGGATCATGCAAAAGCTCTTTATGATGCTGAAAAATCtcttattattgaaaaatcaaa aatGCAAAAAGAAATGGAACAGCATCTGAGTGATTTAACATTAGAATTTGAAAATGCAATGAATACTAAAATTGCAGATACAACGAAAAGAGCTATTCAAGAAAATATTGCTCTCAATAAAGAACTCAATAAAGGATGGATTGAGTGTCAGAAATTATctgaaaaacttgaaatattaaaagaaaaagatagatgtagtatttaa
- the LOC122854664 gene encoding tyrosine-protein phosphatase non-receptor type 23, with protein MEAVPRLPMLSFELKISPEPTSFGSKLKQYIRDFYNEDPESYTNEIYQLENLRAMAVRPPIAVIGCSLLKKYYCQLHFVQSRFPMGTDEPAAVPFSWRDSYANIVFTLSNIRFEIISILYNIGTIHTQLGAKTERTTADGMKMACSHFQCAAWAFENLQNTNPQPPGVDMTSDLMKFMNQLCLAQAQECILEKSMLDHRKPTIVAKVAKQIVDYYSLACQTLEPNKNEDNPISETVGTKIYKSWKNYVTFKRSYYMSVTYLYQGLTAEEQQKMGERVAFYKEALSSLNSARLLYTNSKTSIIINGMTSEKESIEDSLVFTNDVIEGKKKAATNENDFIYHEEVPDKDVLPTINGASLVKGISFSVNDAEISGPDIFARLVPMKVHEASSLYSEEKAKILRSIGSKIDENNQLLETYLSSLKLQHLQLWDPDNPLNNDEYFSLPEELVERCAVLNAKPTAIHDLEELMEKLSSTYGDVETMLNDINKLLTIEDKKEKEYQDLVGKRPPTIVATDLTREAKKYEEAHAKASESNKALHRAMNLHLNNLHILEQPLSVLISNVPSIESIDKMNENDKKNVRELKRMLVKVDQMQIQRADLHAKLRESIEQDNITRLLVTATAESSPLDVIFSEQLKKHEKIVNLIEQNLIAQDNILTALTDAYAKTAETRKSVENILKQREIMITSLISSYDAYEDLLIKSSKGLEFYRKLEVNVTKLLQRVKSTCRVQDEEREQILSRNDKQQPDIYSTKGVSIVSVVPTSDNNNINNNNNSDKKIGSGMKLKDHLANRLKINTDKSNITSITHIQPSIDSSHDFNNIEDIYNPGNNPLHSIDQQHMYQQYQAYYSSKTNPYSAGQSSYNETILPTNYIDVNQSLPRSSTTNTNTMYQQAGRVSSTDVSTDSSVYANYSNGNQQQQQQQGGGSHYPISGYDNASQYHNQLYQVPQVSMSSQISQNNYQLPIQNHHHQIPPTLQNYQSNNQSATMNNQKSIIISGHEDLNSQEIIPQTSYYQQYNNATDDNATNNYSTITTTTPPINQVTYSIPQDNKNVNYVNQNTQEIPVNTFIKNTNFVQPDNNQGTNYLQQHYYNNITNYPHNISQSAYVVPSQQQTYVDPSQSQQQQTYVDPNQSQQQQTYVDPNQSQQQQQAYVDPNQSSIAPLNNYVIPDSQNYNTNNYVQNHLSLSNESRNYTKEPDIIQSHAKTMNNIQIPYTTSSQYSIQSHNNNAYSNYTQGYNLSQDQQLQQINNPSSYQGHPGYVYDSTSGGYQYSSGYQNSQLPQEQISINQQTIGQIPSVIDNSHYTNANNTPLTSVTISSSYSLDNKYQPELNDNNNYYTTPYGLQQTYNQLSTITTNNQTNINYANTYIQSSDNKTTTTNSISSSSIDKPQSNLDLLAGLDITINHAPLLPEINSTIKDKNDDKIDDSVNNNIIAINNNINNNKDDDDKDVKLSTNCINEKLENLQIVWDTWYNDVQPKQDPLGDPIILQKFITDIEKYEKFVESLTVKTLNGSTNLDIKWKEIRDFEEREFIKQTNNAAKLNTDKNRTNDLIPYDSTRVKLTTNEKSDYINASYIKNLTQWTPSFIVTQSPMSQTFESFWTMIFEQQCEVIASLSNESSEQDNIYWPTNIDVPMIIGNFTLILKNLTKHTTYIQSIINIIDNKKIIEKTVVHMQFISWPINGLPSSPGAILSFATDIMSEQALRHCPNPIVVHCKIGGSLSSLFLLATATICHVRAGHGIVDVPLIFSTFVKYRKCLIDKDYLLFGYRMVLYYAQDTLMKRGILSSTKTTFDAVFNGAEGIKGKQVKKNQFCHPSDDFLHNLNVGIAGISTSQNNRKKILPESPTKTNFDSENKTDRVKPVDPLSQLDPLWTIRK; from the exons aTGGAGGCTGTACCAAGGTTACCGATGttatcatttgaattaaaaataagtcCTGAACCAACATCATTTGGATCAAAACTAAAACAA tacATTCGAGATTTTTACAATGAAGATCCAGAATCttatacaaatgaaatttatcaattggaaAATCTTCGTGCAATGGCTGTACGTCCACCTATTGCTGTTATTGGATGTTCTTTactaaaaaagtattattgtcAATTGCATTTTGTACAATCACGTTTTCCTATGGGTACTGATGAACCAGCTGCAGTACCATTTTCATGGAGAGACAGTTATGCAAATATAGTATTTACACTCAGTAATATTCgttttgaaataatatcaattttgtataatattgGTACAATACATACTCAACTTGGTGCAAAAACAGAAAGAACAACAGCTGATGGTATGAAAATGGCATGTTCACATTTTCAATGTGCTGCATGggcatttgaaaatttacaaaatacaaaTCCTCAACCACCAGGTGTTGATATGACATctgatttaatgaaatttatgaatCAATTATGTTTAGCACAAGCACAAGAatgtatacttgaaaaaagtaTGCTTGATCATAGAAAACCAACAATTGTTGCTAAAGTTGCTAAacaaattgttgattattatagTCTTGCATGTCAAACATTAgaaccaaataaaaatgaagataatCCAATATCAGAAACAGTtggtacaaaaatatataaaagttggaaaaattatgttaCATTTAAACGTTCATATTATATGTCAGTAACATATTTATATCAAGGTCTTACAGCTGaagaacaacaaaaaatgGGTGAAAGAGTTGCATTTTATAAAGAAGCATTGTCATCACTTAATTCAGCaagattattatatacaaattcaaaaacatcaataataataaatggtaTGACAAGTGAAAAAGAATCAATTGAAGATTCACTTGTATTTACAAATGATGTTattgaaggtaaaaaaaaagcagcaacaaatgaaaatgattttatatatcatgAAGAAGTACCAGATAAAGATGTATTACCAACAATTAATGGTGCATCACTTGTCAAAGGTATATCATTTAGTGTTAATGATGCAGAAATATCTGGACCAGATATATTTGCAAGATTAGTACCAATGAAAGTACACGAAGCAAGTTCATTATATTCTGAAGAAAAAGCTAAAATATTACGTTCAATTGGtagtaaaattgatgaaaataatcaattattagaaacatatttatcatcattaaaactTCAACATTTACAATTATGGGATCCTGATAATCCacttaataatgatgaatatttttcattaccaGAAGAATTAGTTGAAAGATGTGCTGTATTAAATGCAAAACCAACAGCAATACATGATTTAGAagaattaatggaaaaattatcatcaacatatgGTGATGTTGAAACAATgcttaatgatattaataaattattaacaattgaagataaaaaagaaaaagaatatcAAGATTTAGTTGGTAAACGTCCACCAACAATTGTTGCAACAGATTTAACAAGAGAAgctaaaaaatatgaagaagCACATGCTAAAGCATCAGAAAGTAATAAAGCACTTCATCGTGCaatgaatttacatttaaataatttacatatattagAACAACCATTAAGTGtattaatttcaaatgtaccatcaattgaatcaattgataaaatgaatgaaaatgataaaaaaaatgtacgtGAATTAAAAAGAATGCTTGTTAAAGTTGATCAAATGCAAATACAAAGAGCTGATTTACATGCAAAATTAAGAGAATCAATTGAACAAGATAATATAACACGTTTATTAGTAACAGCAACAGCTGAATCATCACCATTAGATGTTATATTTTctgaacaattaaaaaaacatgaaaaaattgttaatttaattgaacaaaatttaattgcacAAGATAATATATTAACTGCATTAACTGATGCATATGCTAAAACAGCTGAAACACGTAAATCTGTTGAAAATATACTTAAACAAAGAGAAATTATGATAACATCATTGATATCATCATATGATGCATATgaagatttattaattaaatcatcaaaaggTTTAGAATTTTATAGAAAGTTAGAAGTTAATGTTACAAAATTACTTCAACGTGTTAAAAGTACATGTCGTGTACAAGATGAAGAACGcgaacaaatattatcaagaaatGATAAACAACAACCAGATATATACAGTACAAAAGGTGTATCAATTGTATCAGTTGTTCCAACAtcagataataataacatcaacaacaataataattcagataaaaaaattggatcaGGTATGAAACTTAAAGATCATTTAgcaaatagattaaaaattaatacagaTAAAAGTAATATAACATCTATAACTCATATACAACCATCAATTGATTCTTcacatgattttaataatattgaagataTTTATAATCCTGGTAATAATCCATTACATTCAATTGATCAACAACATATGTATCAACAATATCAAGcatattattcatcaaaaacaAATCCATATTCAGCAGGTCAATCATCATATAATGAAACAATATTACcaacaaattatattgatgTAAATCAAAGCTTACCAAGATCAAgtacaacaaatacaaatacaatgTATCAACAAGCTGGTAGAGTAAGCTCAACAGATGTATCAACTGATAGTTCTGTATATGCAAATTATTCTAATGGtaatcaacagcaacaacaacaacaaggtgGTGGTAGTCACTATCCAATAAGTGGCTATGATAATGCATCACAATATCATAATCAATTATATCAAGTGCCACAAGTATCTATGTCATCTCAAAttagtcaaaataattatcaattaccaatacaaaatcatcatcatcaaattccACCAAcattacaaaattatcaaagtaATAATCAATCAGCAACaatgaataatcaaaaatcaattatcataAGTGGTCATGAAGATTTAAATAGCCAAGAAATTATACCACAAACATCATATTATCAACAGTACAATAATGCAACTGATGATAAtgcaacaaataattattcaacgataacaacaacaacaccaccaaTTAATCAAGTAACATATAGCATTCcacaagataataaaaatgtcaattatGTTAATCAAAATACTCAAGAAATTCCAgttaatacatttataaaaaatacaaattttgttCAACCAGATAATAATCAAGGAACAAATTATTTACAGCaacattattacaataatattacaaattatcCACATAATATTTCACAATCAGCGTACGTTGTACCATCACAACAACAAACATATGTTGATCCAAGTcaatcacaacaacaacaaacataCGTTGATCCAAATcaatcacaacaacaacaaacataCGTTGATCCAAATcaatcacaacaacaacaacaagcatACGTTGATCCAAATCAATCAAGCATTGCACCATTGAATAATTATGTTATTCCAGATAGCCAAAATtacaatacaaataattatgtacaaaatcatttatcattatcaaatgaatCTAGAAATTATACAAAAGAACCAGATATTATTCAAAGTCATGcaaaaacaatgaataatatacaaataccATATACAACATCATCACAATATTCCATTCAatcacataataataatgcatattCAAATTATACACAAGGCTATAATTTATCACAAGATCAACAAttacaacaaattaataatccaTCATCATATCAGGGTCATCCAGGATATGTATATGATAGTACAAGTGGTGGTTATCAATACAGTTCAGGTTATCAAAATTCTCAATTACCACAAGaacaaatttcaataaatcaacaaacaaTTGGACAGATACCAAGTGTCATTGATAATTCACATTATACAAATGCTAATAATACACCATTAACAAGTGTAACAATATCATCAAGTTACTCAttggataataaatatcaaccagaattaaatgataataataattattatacaacacCTTATGGTTTACAACAAACttataatcaattatcaacaataacaacaaacaatcaaacaaatattaattatgcaaatacatatattcaaTCATctgataataaaacaacaacaacaaattcaatatcatcatcaagtattGATAAACCACAATCAAATTTGGATCTTCTTGCTGGTCTTGATATTACAATTAATCATGCACCATTATTACcagaaattaattcaacaattaaagataaaaatgatgataaaattgatgatagtgtaaataataatattattgctataaataataatattaataataataaggatgatgatgataaagatgtaaaattatcaacaaattgtattaatgaaaaacttgaaaatttacaaattgtttGGGATACATGGTACAATGATGTACAACCAAAACAAGATCCACTTGGTGatccaataattttacaaaaattcataacagatattgaaaaatatgaaaaatttgttgaaagtTTAACTGTTAAAACATTAAATGGTTCAACAAATCTTGATATTAAATGGAAAGAAATACGTGATTTTGAAGAAcgtgaatttattaaacaaacaaataatgctgcaaaattaaatactgataaaaatagaacaaatgatttaattcCATATGATTCAACAcgtgttaaattaacaacaaatgaaaaatctgattatataaatgcatcgtatattaaaaatttaacacaatGGACACCGTCATTTATTGTAACACAATCACCAATGTCACAAACATTTGAATCATTTTGGACAATGATATTTGAACAACAATGTGAAGTTATTGcatcattatcaaatgaaagTAGTGAacaagataatatttattggcCAACAAATATTGATGTACCAATGATTATTGGTAACTTTACATtgatacttaaaaatttaacaaaacatacaacatatatacaaagtataattaatattattgacaataaaaaaattattgaaaaaacagtTGTACATATGCAATTTATATCATGGCCAATAAATGGTTTACCAAGTAGTCCTGGTGCTATTTTATCATTTGCAACTGATATTATGTCTGAACAAGCATTAAGACATTGTCCAAATCCAATAGTTGTACATTGTAAAATTGGTGGTTCACTTAGTAGTCTATTTTTACTAGCAACAGCTACTATTTGTCATGTTAGAGCTGGACATGGTATTGTTGATGTgcctttaatattttcaacatttgtCAAATATCGTAAATGTTTAATTGacaaagattatttattatttggttaTCGAATGGTTCTTTATTATGCTCAAGATACTTTAATGAAACGTggaattttatcatcaactaAAACAACATTTGATGCTGTTTTTAATGGAGCTGAAGGTATCAAAGGaaaacaagttaaaaaaaatcaattttgtcATCCATCTGatgattttttacataatttaaatgttggaATTGCTGGGATATCAACATcacaaa ataatagaaaaaaaattctaccaGAATcaccaacaaaaacaaatttcgaTTCCGAGAATAAGACTGATCGAGTAAAACCGGTGGATCCTTTGAGTCAACTTGATCCATTATGGACAATCCGGAAATAA